taatttgttCGGCCTTAATAGTggaaattttgttttagttttttttaaaataaaaaaatttatagtttaattttttaaatttataaaattttaagttaatataatgataaaattatattttaatccattttaaaatttatatttaattttgacccaAAATTCTACATTCTAACTAGTTATAAAGTCCAAACTAGGGCGATAACGGTTCATTTtggatcaattttgaaaaatagtatTTTAGTATTTCAAAACTTAATCGAATATCGAAACTAACCAAACCAAATTTCATCGATTTGAATACTTTTAGTTCATcggttttatttttgaaaaatattatatagtattttgaattttttcactaattttatgtcataaaaataaaaattgctacaaattaaataaaaatacaattcaGTTTAGATcatataattatgattttttttttaaatttatgatccgtaaatcgaatcaaattgaattaaatgaatcgGATCGAAACCGAATACTCCTATTTGAatcaattgttaattttttttctcgattttcttgCTTAGACCTATtccaaaccctaaaaaccctaatGACTAGATTCATTAACCCAGCTATATTTTTCCAAGAAAGAAGTATTGGCAGTACATTTTAAAGGATACCTACCAATACAATCTTCCCACACATTAACATCATCCAAGTTCTTCATTACTTCCCAAACACAGTTATTGCACTTGAAACCAGCTCCAAGGCTTATCATCAATATTCTATCCCCTTTTTTTAGCCTTTTTTTAGCTTCCATGtaactcaaaacataccataagcCGGCAGCCGATGTGTTTCCGAATCGATGAAGCGCCATTCGAGTCGGTTCGAGGTCGTATTCATTTAGCCCTAAGCTTCGTCCCATTGCGTCGATCACCGCTCTTCCGCCAGGATGGATACAAAAATAGTCGATTCCGGATTTTAGGTTCAAACCGGATTCCGGACTCGATGTTTTGGACTTATTTCTCCAATAGGTTACCACTGAGTACCGAATGAGTTCCCTTAATGGCAACATTTTAGGTACTAAAACTCGAAGGTTCATCGATACCGCTTTAGCAGCAGCTTTCGGGAGGTTTTTGGTGAGGAAGAAACCGCAGTTGCCTTGATCGTCTTCGATTCGAGTGCAGCTACCATACGCTTCGTCGATCGAACCGACATGGGTTCGGACCAAGTGGTTCAGTTTCAAAATGGCTCGATGTTTAAGCCCTCTTTTGTTTGTTAAAAGCAAAGAACAACCCCCTATACGAAAAAGAATATTGGGGAGCATCATGGACCTTTCTTTGCCTACATACCAATTAGGGCTTAATGATTCCGAGCTCACAACAATGGCGAATTGGTTCTTATATGTTTGAAACAAATGGTTCACAAGATCAACAGCTATAAGACTCGCACTACAACCCATCCCCgacaaattaaaaaccttaacatCCTCCCTCATCTTGTACCTATTGATCACTCGAGCCGGTATCGACGGCACCGAAGAAATCATCGAGATGGTAACAACAAGTACATCGATTTCCGACGGCAAAACTCCAGTTTTAGCGAACAGCTTGTCGAGGGTACCGAAGACGATATCGTCGATCTCCGAAAGCGCATTGGAGAGATTCGGGGATTCTTCTCTGCCCGCGATGACGTTTCTTGGGCCGTAAGTTTCTTCCCCAATGCCTGCATTCACCATTGCTTGTAGCAGAAACTTGTACTCTCCGACACCCAGATTTTTGTTCCTCAAAACCAGGTTCCCACACGTTTCGGTGTCGAGTTTCATGTCGTCGGGTGCCTTGTAACACTCGTAAGCTACGATGTAACAGCTTTGGGTCCTCCATAACAGCTTGTAAATGAAGAAAACGAacatgaaataaagaaataccAGAAATATTGTAATGAAAAGCTCCATTGATGAAgataaaaaagggaagaaaattaATGGAACTTGTTTTCCTTTGGGGGGGCTGGTTCATTGTATATGAAAGGTTTTACCTGTATTTATAGTTGAAATTTGAATCTGGTTTTTGTGTAGAATTTGGTGTGGAAGTTGGAATTTTGAAAGTTGTAAAAACATATTCAACAACTTGCATGAAAATGGTGTATTAGAGCATTCAGTAGAGTTCAGTAGAGTAGGAGATTGCAGTTGCATAATAATTAATAGTGGCATGTGGAGTATGTCCAGCTGGAAAAAAGAAATTGGGTCTTTGGACTTCGGATGGAAATTAAAAACTGAAATTATTTCTAAAACCAGATTTAGTCCTAACCCAATTGACATCGATATTGTTATTAATACAGGAGGACGTAGGTTCAAGTGCCCTAAAGTGTATTATCCTCCCATTTAAGAATTAGGGAAggattatgtataattttaaatatatatgtggatTAAGTCTTAATTCGATTGGCATCGATATTATCATCAATACAGGAGGACATGGGTTTGAGTGCCCTGAAATGTATTATCCTctaatttacataaattatttaattttttatgaaaaaaatgaaattttatttctaagttCATCAAATGGATTTGACAACCAATAAATTTTTAAGGACATGTGATTAATAAATTAgcaatgtaataataaatagctacaataaattttaaaattttctgtttgggaaagaaattaagggtaaattatattagtagtGATTAACTAGTagtaattttttagttaattaattatgaaaagtttaaaaacctgttagtaaatttttaaatttattctttttggtCCCCAAATGGTTAACGGTGGCAGTTTTAGAATTGacataatagtaaatttaacccTCATCATTTATACATTGcgtcaatttagtcctaattctaaaaatttaaccctaaatACTTAcctattatgtaatttagtctttttgcaATATTTGCTTTCTTTCGACCATTTCACTTAAAAagctaaataataaatttatcagctaaactttttgaaaatataaaaaaatggagaCACTAAAAAATCCAAGAtaataattttgtcttttctcATTCTTCTAAAATTAACTCTCACTGTcacaaagagaagaaaaattgaaaaaagaaaaataaaattacacaatgtgCAAATATTgaggattattttatttagaattaagactaaattgacataatttataaattttgagggttaaagttgctattatgtcaattttaaaagcgACAACTGTTAACCAGTTGGTggccaaaaaaaattgaatagttagatgaccattttataactttttatagtttGGTGACCAAAATGATACTTGTTAAGATTATTTAAggagataaatattaaaattatacatgaactttgatctAATGTGCACTTTGATACATGCAATTTGATTTTTGCAATTATGCacattaaactttgattttggttcaaatgtatatataaaaccttgattttgattcaattgtatacgtttaaaaatgaatacaagaatttattttatatcggATAAGTATAATTATTCGTGTATGTAATATGTAAGcgtaaaatgatattatattgcTAATGGTGTTagttatttatgaaaaatgaatCAGTCTAAATGCCATGTATAAAGTTACACAAAATTAATGTTCATGTATAACATTGCAAATTGAACCAAAGTTCATGTGTCGTTTTGAGATTTATCACatcatttaagttattaatttagtaatattctatattaaatacaatagttaataaataattagatcaaatttaatacattaaaataataattttaagagaTGTTGAATTactaaacaaatatatttattattttggctTAAGGATGTAAAAAGtcttcaaacattaaaaaaaaaaataattaagcctttctttttttttttttgcactcagttgagcacttgaactttcaaaatgcatcaaaaagaccctcaaacttcttcaaaaAAGCAATTAATCCCCTGCTTTTTttactcaattgggtacttgaactttcaaaatgcatcaaaaagacactcaaaatttttcaaaaaagtaattaagtccatgttcttattaaaatttagaaaaaaatataaataataaataataaattttagaaaatattaaattttaataaaaatataaaaatttaaaatttataaaaatcgtaaaaaataaaaaaaattataaaattttatagaaattataaaaaaatcgaCAACCCctagttttttcaattaaagtaatCATGTATCGCAACACAATGTGATATGtgacaaaaatgataaaaataaaatcaataaaagttatagaaaaattgtaaaatgcttcttttggtaagataatttttataattttttactgaaatttatattttttacattttgtataattttcttatgactttataaaattttaaaatttttatatatttttatatatttttactatttttatatatttttatattttaataaattgttaatatttgaatttttattacaatttaataatatttatagcttttattgattttaatttttataattttaataaaagcagggcttaattgctttttttgaaaagtttggggtcttttttatgcattttgaaagttcaaatactcaattgagtgaaaaaagaGAGTAGGggattaattgctttttttgaaaatgtttgagagcctttttgatgcattttgaaagttcaaatacccaaatgagtgaaaaaaaaaaaaaccagaggcttaattgctttttttgaaaaagtttgaggaatTTTTGCACCATTAAacctattatttttaaaacagtaataaatatattttattaaaagagtTAATTGTACTAGATATCCCTAAACTATAACcctcattttaaattggtccctAAACTTCAATACGTTTTAATTATATCctcaaattattgatttatatCAAGCCAAATCCTTtcgttattaaaattgttaaatgacACATTAAATCTTATATagctaaatttaaataaaaatagaatgttgtcgcataacttttaaaagtaaaaataaaaataaagtaaaagctGAATAAAAAGAGTGAACAATAAAGCCTCCGTAAAAGCTTTGAAAACCTCAAAGCTacattttaaaaacatcaattttacatattcatttttcttaaagtttttcattttaaattatataacataaagTTAAGATATAGTGTgtcatttaatagttaaattaacaattttaataatggAAGGACCTAATTAATATAACATCGATAGTTTGAGGATGTAATTAAAATGATGTGAAGTTTAGGGATCAATTTAAAATGAGGGTCATAATTTGGGGATGTTTGGTGCAATTAACTCTTATTAAAatgcatataaaaattaattgatactTTGATTATAATGGtaaagttaaatgtttattatgtttggtgatttgggttcaaatctaattatgattaaattttattaaattattatatataaaagataaaaatactctaaaaatataacttaatcagtatatgtatatgagaacgtattttagtaatttcacAACTAAATTAGTAATCGATGATCTCATGATACCAACTCAATAAAAGACTTAATATAAGTGTAGATTACAATCTACTATTGTCTAGATAATCTCCATGTACCATTAGTATTTTCTtcgtaatttaattttagataaacTACACTAATAAATAGggaattattaataaatttattttattaagagGTTTTAGTATCTATtataagatttttaattaatgttgtgttttagCCCATTGATAAGATATAAATATGGCACATTGAATTCTCAAAGTTCTGATGGTATGTGGTTGGCTATTTATTGGTTTTGGCATAAgaaaaacaattgaatttaCATAGTTTGTTAAAGTAATAGATACTAATGcggagaaattattttatggatcaTTTTGATCATATTTGTTGGGGATCGATCCGATTAAGCAGCAAGTAAAAAATAGTGGAAGAAATTGAGTAATTGatcacacaaatttaacgtgaaaaaacccctccaaagaggataaaaaaccacaggcaaagataattttactataatggcaaaagaacgaagagtacaaaagatggagataaaaactaaaccccaaaaacccaaaaacaaagaaccttcaaaacgtaaacacaaaattctctaaatgtgttatgagttctaatctctaatgggtgtatttttctaaggttgtaaaagagcctatttataggctaaattcttaggtcaaatgataataaaataatctagactaatcagagtttgattgaaacaaataaacaaaatttaactggaagattatttctcaaatttgactaaaataggagtcatactcaacaaatctccaccttgactcatatttccacaatgtcatctttgccaaagcctaCCACGGGCATATCTTAAACTATACAGGGAATTAACTAAGTCGAAactgtgcttagaaactggaataTTTCTAGCC
This genomic window from Gossypium raimondii isolate GPD5lz chromosome 10, ASM2569854v1, whole genome shotgun sequence contains:
- the LOC105774963 gene encoding 3-ketoacyl-CoA synthase 19; this encodes MELFITIFLVFLYFMFVFFIYKLLWRTQSCYIVAYECYKAPDDMKLDTETCGNLVLRNKNLGVGEYKFLLQAMVNAGIGEETYGPRNVIAGREESPNLSNALSEIDDIVFGTLDKLFAKTGVLPSEIDVLVVTISMISSVPSIPARVINRYKMREDVKVFNLSGMGCSASLIAVDLVNHLFQTYKNQFAIVVSSESLSPNWYVGKERSMMLPNILFRIGGCSLLLTNKRGLKHRAILKLNHLVRTHVGSIDEAYGSCTRIEDDQGNCGFFLTKNLPKAAAKAVSMNLRVLVPKMLPLRELIRYSVVTYWRNKSKTSSPESGLNLKSGIDYFCIHPGGRAVIDAMGRSLGLNEYDLEPTRMALHRFGNTSAAGLWYVLSYMEAKKRLKKGDRILMISLGAGFKCNNCVWEVMKNLDDVNVWEDCIGRYPLKCTANTSFLEKYSWVNESSH